The genomic region aaaaatttactgGAAAAATTAATCCTACTAGGGCTACGAAATTTGGACTTCCGAAACAACAAATTCACATCGAGTATATATGTCGAGTGCACAAACTTTatattccaaataatttttttacacttcACAAATTGCACACAAAccacatttatttttcaacacaaaCAGTTTTATTGTACGTTTTGCATAgagaataattattaaattttaactaaaaagaaaactttatacTACACAGCGAATGGCTGATCCTTGCCATCTTCATGGTATTTAATATACGTTTCGCCATGTGTAAAATCTCTGGTACCCTCCAGACGTCCACGCGGCGGTGCTTTATCATAGTCGAACGCTTTCTCTGATTTACCATACAAACGGTTTGCTTCTTCAATTTCATCGCGGTATTTGCCCACCACAACTTTTTTGCCGGTTATTGGATCTGTTATGTCACCCAATGGATAAACAATTTTCTCCACTGTATGCGAAATTAAGCGAGTCAAACGTTGTGGCAATTCTCGTATCAGCACAATATCGCCCGTTTTACACACTTTTTCGGGATCATGAGCAAAGAAGTATTCATCCTTTTTGAAATACTGCAAAAGAAACAAAGCGATTTTAATTTTCCCTCTGCATAAAACGTCATGGTACTTACCATATTCAGGTTCTTATCCAACTCCATTTGTCGTATACGTATCTTGGACGCATTTTTCTTAATGCATGGCATGCACTGTCCTAATAATATCGCACCACGTGAAGCCATTTTTTCGTAAatgcaattataaaaattttatttcggaaCTTTCTAATAAAGTTTAACAAAACAATGAACGAAACTCTTTTCACTAACACATgttatcaaaaatgtcaaatgaaAACAGCTGTTTGGGTACCAAACAACTGTCAGCCGCGAGTTCCAATTGAAAAGTTGTTTCTGTTTAGAGATGAAGTTAattggataaaaaaaaatagcaaaacgtCATTCTTGACATTTCGAAGTG from Bactrocera tryoni isolate S06 chromosome 3, CSIRO_BtryS06_freeze2, whole genome shotgun sequence harbors:
- the LOC120771652 gene encoding 28S ribosomal protein S17, mitochondrial; protein product: MASRGAILLGQCMPCIKKNASKIRIRQMELDKNLNMYFKKDEYFFAHDPEKVCKTGDIVLIRELPQRLTRLISHTVEKIVYPLGDITDPITGKKVVVGKYRDEIEEANRLYGKSEKAFDYDKAPPRGRLEGTRDFTHGETYIKYHEDGKDQPFAV